Genomic window (Streptomyces sp. LX-29):
CGACCGACCGGAGGCGCCAGCCGTACCGCACGTACATGACGGCGCGGGTGTCGGCAGCCCGGCTCGTCGAGGTGCGACTGCACCGGCTGCCCGAGCCCCCCGACTAAACCGTATAGCGGGCAGGGGGCCTTGCCGCAAGACCCCCATACGGGGCGAAAATCGCTCCTCGAAGCGGCCGGGGGTCCGCCGCGAGACGGGAGCGACATGCGTTTTCTGTTGTCCACGATCGGGTCACGTGGAGAGGTCCAGCCAGTCGTGGCGCTGGCCATGGAGTTGACGGCGAGGGGACAGGAGGTCGTGGTGTGTGCGCCCCCCGACTTCCGTGCCTGGGCCGAGTCCTGGGGGATCGCGTACGTGCCCGTCGGGCCCGAGCTGCGCGGCACCGCGAAGCAGAGCGCCGGAGCCGTCCCCACACCCGAACAGCGGCGTCAGATGATCGAGGGCACGATGGCCGCGCAGTTCGCGGCGGTCCGCGGGGCCGCCGAGGGGTGCGACGTCATCGTGGGAGGCGGAGCGCTGGCCGTCGCCGCCCACTCGGTCGCCGAGCACCGTGGCATCGGCTATGTCCACGCCGCGTTCGCCCCGATCACACTGCCGTCCGCGCACCACGCCCCGCCGGTCTTCGGGATGCTCGGACAGAAGCCGGCGGACGGGCCGGTCGACCACCGACGGCTCTGGGCCGAGGACGCCGAACGGTGGAACACCCTGTGGGGCGCGGCCCTCGGCGCGCAGCGTGGCGCCCTCGGGCTGCCGCCGCTCAAGGACGTGCGCGGCCACCTGTTCACCGACAGGCCGTGGCTGGCCGCGGACCCCACCCTGGCCCCCTGGCCCCGGCCGTCCGACCTGGACGTGCTCCAGACGGGAGCCTGGGTGCTCGCGGACAACCGCCCCCTGGCTCCCGAGCTCGAGACGTTTCTGGACGCCGGCGAGCCGCCCGTCTACTGCGGGTTCGGCAGTGCCCGCGCGCCCGAGAACATCGCCATGACGGTGATCGCCACGGCTCGCGCGCTGGGGCGGCGCGTCATCCTGTCGAGTGGCTGGGCCGGCCTGACCCCCGTGGACGACGAGCCCGACTGCCTGTCGATCGGCGAGGTGAACCAACGGGCGCTGTTCCCGCGGGTCGCCGCGGTGGTGCACCACGGCGGCGCCGGCACCACCACCGCCGCCGCGGCGGCGGGCACCCCGCAGGTGGTCGTTCCACGGATGTTCGACCAGTTCTACTTCGCCCACCGCGTCGAACACCTCGGCATCGGCAGCGCCCACCCCTCCAGCCCACCGACCGGCGACTCGCTGCTCGCCGCCCTCCGCCACGCCCTCGATCCCGAGGTGTCGCGGCGGGCTGGAACCATCGCCGGCGAGGTGCGCGCCGACGGCGCGGCGACCGCCGCCCGACGACTGATCGACATGCGCTGACAGGGCCTCCCGACCCGCCGGGCCGGTGCCCGCGCCCGGTCCGAGGAGGGCCGTCCGTAGGGCTGGGCGCCCTGCCCTCGCCGCGGACGTCTCATCTCCCGCTCGCCCGGAGCAGGCGCTCTCCCAGGGACGCCAGGTGGTCGACCAGGGCGGCGGGCCCGTGGACCTGGAAGTCGCAGTCCACCAGGGCGAGCCGGACGGCGAGCCACTCCAGGGAGTCGGAGGGGGTGGCCCGCAGGCGGCAGGAGTGGTCACCGGTCGGCTCGGGGGTGCCCAGCGACGCGGGCAGGCGTGCGGCCACGTAGAGGGCCGGGGCGGCGAAGGAGACGTCCAGGTGGTGTTCCGGGGCGAGGCGGGACATCGAGCGGCGCAGGTACTCCGCCGCGTCCTCGGCGGGCAGGGGTCGCGGGGTGAACCGTGCGCCGGTCGGGAACGGTTCGCCGACCCGGTCGACGCGGAACGTACGCCAGTCCTCGCGGTCGAGGTCGTAGGCGACGAGGTACCACCGGCGTCCGGTCGACACCAGCCGGTAGGGCTCGACCTGTCGGCGGCTCACGGTGCCGTCGCCGGCGCGGTAGGGGAAGCGCAGCAGTTCGTGTCCGGTGACCGCCGCCGCGATCGCGGTGAGGGTGTGCGGGTCGACCGTCGCCCCGTCTCCGCCGCCCACCGTCAGCGGCAGCGTCGCCGTCTGGAGCGCGGTGAGACGGTGCCGCAGCCGCGCGGGCAGCACCTGTTCCAGCTTGGCCAGGGCTCGTACCGACGCCTCCTCCACTCCCTCGACCGCGTGGCCCGCGCCGGCCCGCAGACCGACGGCGATGGCCACGGCCTCCTCGTCGTCGAGGACCAGCGGCGGCATGGCCTTCCCGGCGACCAGGCGGTATCCGCCCTCCGTGCCCATCGTCGCCTGCACCGGGTAGCCGAGCTCGCGCAGCCGTTCGATGTCGCGCCGAACGGTGCGCCGGCTGACGCCGAGCCGCTCGGCGAGCTCACCACCGGGCCACTCGCGCGGGGTCTGGAGGAGGGAGAGCAGGGTCAGCAGCCGTGCGGATGTGTCCGTCATGACACCAAGGATCGCGCGGATCTAGGACACGATCCGTCCTACATCGGACCTAACGTCATCGCCATGACTTCAGCAAGCCCCGTCGTGCCCGCACCCGCGCCCGTGACCGACCGGCGCCGTTGGTTCGCGCTCGCCATCGTGATGACCGCGGCGTTCATGGACCTGGTCGACGTCACGATCGTCAACATCGCCATCCCGAGCATCCAGGAGGACACCGGCGCCTCCTTCAGCGCCATCCAGTGGATCACCGCGGGGTACGCCCTGGCGTTCGCGGCCGGGCTGATCACCGGCGGCAGGCTCGGCGACATCCACGGCCGTAAGCGGATCTTCCTGCTCGGCATCGGCGGCTTCACGATCGCCTCCGCGCTGTGCGGCCTGGCCGCGGGCCCGGAGATGCTCGTCGGCGCCCGCATCCTGCAGGGCGCGATGGCCGCCCTGATGGTTCCGCAGGTGCTCTCGATCGTGCACGCCACCTTCCCGGCCCATGAGCGCGGCAAGGTCTTCGGCATGTTCGGCGCGATCGTCGGGCTCGGCTCGGTCTCCGGCCCGTTGCTGGGCGCCCTGCTCACCCAGTGGGACCTCTTCGGTCTCGCATGGCGACCGATCTTCCTGATCAACCTGCCGGTCGGCATAGCCGGCCTGCTGCTGGGGCGGAAGTACATCACCGAGTCCAAGGCGCCCTCGGCGCTGCGCCTCGACCTGGTCGGGGTGGCGCTGGTCACCCTGGGTCTGCTCATGCTGGTCTACCCGCTCACGCGCGGCCACGAGCTCGGCTGGCCGGCGTGGGGCTTCGTCTCGATGGCCGGCAGCCTGGTCGTCCTCGGCCTGTTCGTGGCGTACGAGCGGCACAAGACGCGCAAGGACGGCTCCGCGCTGGTGGAGCTCGGCCTGTTCCGGGTGAAGAGCTTCGCCGCCGGGATCGCGGTCCAGCTGGCGTTCGGCGTCGCGTGCGGCATCTTCTTCCTGGTCTGGACGCTCTACATGCAGATCGGTCTGGGCTGGAGCGCGCTGCGGGCCGGCCTGACCGGCATCCCGTTCTCCCTGGCGGTCTCGGTCGCGGCGGGCGTCTCGGTGCAGAAGCTGGTGCCGCGGTTCGGCCGGAAGGTCCTCCAGACGGGTGCGCTGGCCATGGTGTGCGGTCTGCTGCTGTACATCTGGGAGGCCGGACGGTACGGGACCGGCATCGACTCCTGGCAGATGGCCCTCCCGCTGCTCGTGATGGGGGCCGGGATGGGGCTGATCGTGGCGCCGCTGACGGACGCGGTGCTCTCGGAGGTGCCGCGCGAGCATGCGGGTTCGGCGTCCGGCCTCATCAACACCACCATGCAGATGGGCAACGCGCTGGGGCTGGCGCTGGTCTCGGTCGTCTTCCTGGCCGCGGTCGACGAGGGCGACATCACCGGCGGGCGGCAGGCGGCGGGAGACGCGTTCACCGAGGCGTTCCAGCACTCCCTGTGGTGGGTCATCGGGGTCCTCACGGTCATCTTCCTCCTGATGTCCGCGCTGCCCGCGCGGCCGAAGCAGCACCTGGAGGGCGCGGCCGACGGCCCGGGGAACCCGGCCGACGCCGCGGAGGGCACGGTCGACGCCCCGCGGCGGGCGGCCGGCGCCAGGGAGGCCGGCGACGAGACGCCGGCCGAGTCCCGGCAGGAGCCGGCTCTGGCCCCGTAGCCGGTATCGACTCCACCGCCCGCGGGCGGGGCACACCGCCCCGCCCGCGGGCGTACCGGCCCACCCCGGCCGCGGCGGTCTCGGGGTTACGGCGCCATCTCGTAGGCTCCCGCCAGTGCCTCGACGCGCTCCCAGACACGTGCCGAGCGGGCCTCGTCGACGACGGGCCGCCGGACCGCGCCCAGCGCCCAGCTCTGCTGCTCCGGGGTGGCGGAGTCCTTGCCGTGCAACTCGACGGCGTACGCGGAGAAGTCGCGGACGAGGACGGCGAACAGCTCGTCGAGCACGTCCCCTTCGAGGCCGGTCAGCTTGGCCTGCTCCAGGATCAGCTGGCCGTGCACGACCAGCGCGAAGAGCTGTCCGACGGCGAGCAGGAAGTCCAGGTCGCGGCTCTGCGCCTGGTCGGGGGCGGCGGTGGTGACGAAGTCGCAGAGGGCGTCCGCCTGCTCCCGGAAGCGGGCGACGTTGGGCACCTCGGCGTACGCGTCGAAGGCGGGGCGCCAGTCGTGGAAGCGGATGGAGCCCAGGCCGCGGGCGGGTCCCTGCTGGAAGAGGAAGGCGTCGTCGGCCGCGTCGAGGCGGGTCGGCACGGGCGCGTACTCGGCCGGGTTCAGCAGGTGGTTGCCCATGAACTTCAGGATCAGCGCGAGATTGACGTGGACCGTGCCCTCCAGCTTGGGCAGTCCCCGGATCTCGGTGGCCGCCTGGGCGAAGTAGGTGTCCTTCTCGAAGCCCTTGGCGGCGATGACGTCCCACATCAGGTCGATGACCTTCTCGCCCTCCGTGGTCACCTTCATCTTCGTCATGGGGTTGAAGAGGAGGTAGCGGCGGTCGTCGGGGCCGGCGGTGCGGAAGTAGTCGACGGCGCGGTCGCTGAACAGCTTCATTCCGACGAGGCGGACGTAGGCGTCGGTCAGCTCGCGGCGCACGTGCGGGAAGGCGGTGACCGGGCGGCCGTAGAGGATGCGGTGGTGCGCGTGGGTGACGGCCTCGTACATCGCGTGCTCGCATATGCCGATGGACGCGGTGCAGAGGTTGAACTTGCCGACGTTGACGGTGTTGAGGGCGGCGTCGAAGGCGGCGCGGCCGGTGTGCAGAACGTCCTCGGCGGCGACCGGGTAGTTCTCCAGGCGGAACTCGCTGACGTACTTCGACGAGTCGACCACGTTCTTCACCAGGTGGTACGCCTCGTGGCGGCTGTCGGCGGCGAAGAAGACATAGCCGTCCGGGCCCTCGATGTCGGTGCGGCGGCCGAAGACGGAGACGAGCCCGGCGGCGTTGCCGTTGCCGATGTAGTACTTGGAGCCGCTGGCCCGGAAGCCGCCGTCGCCGTCGGGCTCCAGCAGCATGTCGGTGGAGTAGATGTCGGCGCCGTGGGTCTTCTCGGACAGCCCGAAAGCGAACACCTCGCCCTGGGAGAGGAGCTCAGCGGCGCGGGCCCGAGCGGTGGCGTTCTCGCTCTGCCAGAC
Coding sequences:
- a CDS encoding MFS transporter, with the protein product MTSASPVVPAPAPVTDRRRWFALAIVMTAAFMDLVDVTIVNIAIPSIQEDTGASFSAIQWITAGYALAFAAGLITGGRLGDIHGRKRIFLLGIGGFTIASALCGLAAGPEMLVGARILQGAMAALMVPQVLSIVHATFPAHERGKVFGMFGAIVGLGSVSGPLLGALLTQWDLFGLAWRPIFLINLPVGIAGLLLGRKYITESKAPSALRLDLVGVALVTLGLLMLVYPLTRGHELGWPAWGFVSMAGSLVVLGLFVAYERHKTRKDGSALVELGLFRVKSFAAGIAVQLAFGVACGIFFLVWTLYMQIGLGWSALRAGLTGIPFSLAVSVAAGVSVQKLVPRFGRKVLQTGALAMVCGLLLYIWEAGRYGTGIDSWQMALPLLVMGAGMGLIVAPLTDAVLSEVPREHAGSASGLINTTMQMGNALGLALVSVVFLAAVDEGDITGGRQAAGDAFTEAFQHSLWWVIGVLTVIFLLMSALPARPKQHLEGAADGPGNPADAAEGTVDAPRRAAGAREAGDETPAESRQEPALAP
- a CDS encoding glycosyltransferase, with product MRFLLSTIGSRGEVQPVVALAMELTARGQEVVVCAPPDFRAWAESWGIAYVPVGPELRGTAKQSAGAVPTPEQRRQMIEGTMAAQFAAVRGAAEGCDVIVGGGALAVAAHSVAEHRGIGYVHAAFAPITLPSAHHAPPVFGMLGQKPADGPVDHRRLWAEDAERWNTLWGAALGAQRGALGLPPLKDVRGHLFTDRPWLAADPTLAPWPRPSDLDVLQTGAWVLADNRPLAPELETFLDAGEPPVYCGFGSARAPENIAMTVIATARALGRRVILSSGWAGLTPVDDEPDCLSIGEVNQRALFPRVAAVVHHGGAGTTTAAAAAGTPQVVVPRMFDQFYFAHRVEHLGIGSAHPSSPPTGDSLLAALRHALDPEVSRRAGTIAGEVRADGAATAARRLIDMR
- a CDS encoding acyl-CoA dehydrogenase family protein — protein: MSDPLLFNPRTYDPAHFDPETRRLLRATVDWFEDRGKRKLIDDYRSRAWLADFLAFSAKEGLFATFLTPASAADGQQDKRWDTARIAALNEIFGFYGLDYWYAWQVTILGLGPVWQSENATARARAAELLSQGEVFAFGLSEKTHGADIYSTDMLLEPDGDGGFRASGSKYYIGNGNAAGLVSVFGRRTDIEGPDGYVFFAADSRHEAYHLVKNVVDSSKYVSEFRLENYPVAAEDVLHTGRAAFDAALNTVNVGKFNLCTASIGICEHAMYEAVTHAHHRILYGRPVTAFPHVRRELTDAYVRLVGMKLFSDRAVDYFRTAGPDDRRYLLFNPMTKMKVTTEGEKVIDLMWDVIAAKGFEKDTYFAQAATEIRGLPKLEGTVHVNLALILKFMGNHLLNPAEYAPVPTRLDAADDAFLFQQGPARGLGSIRFHDWRPAFDAYAEVPNVARFREQADALCDFVTTAAPDQAQSRDLDFLLAVGQLFALVVHGQLILEQAKLTGLEGDVLDELFAVLVRDFSAYAVELHGKDSATPEQQSWALGAVRRPVVDEARSARVWERVEALAGAYEMAP
- a CDS encoding YafY family protein yields the protein MTDTSARLLTLLSLLQTPREWPGGELAERLGVSRRTVRRDIERLRELGYPVQATMGTEGGYRLVAGKAMPPLVLDDEEAVAIAVGLRAGAGHAVEGVEEASVRALAKLEQVLPARLRHRLTALQTATLPLTVGGGDGATVDPHTLTAIAAAVTGHELLRFPYRAGDGTVSRRQVEPYRLVSTGRRWYLVAYDLDREDWRTFRVDRVGEPFPTGARFTPRPLPAEDAAEYLRRSMSRLAPEHHLDVSFAAPALYVAARLPASLGTPEPTGDHSCRLRATPSDSLEWLAVRLALVDCDFQVHGPAALVDHLASLGERLLRASGR